The sequence tttttattttataataaaaaattaaacattacaggATCTCACAACAATAAAGTGCTTTGTGCCTtggaaaaagtataaaatgagTTCCTGTAACTAATATAATAGTTATACTAgcaaaattttttattttataataaattaataaaggATACAggatacagaaacaaaaagtgcTCTGTGCCTTGAAAAGggtagaaatgaaaaataacaaagtaGGCTTACTAACAAAAATGGTTGTTCccccacattttattttggccttaaaaatgttacaaactgCAATCTTTGTCATCTTCCGCACTGACGTGTTTACATGTGACTGTGCGTGTGGCTGTGACATCATTGCGTGTGCTGCTGGCAATAAAAGGATTGGATTGGAATTGGCACGACGTGACACTGACTGGCCAGTCACGTGAAAAATTGGCCGATTCCTATCACTGGCCGGTCAATCGGTGCATCTCTAATATACACGGCAAAACAGTTTAAAACTGTCACAAATTTGCAGCCTAATTAGCTTTAAGGTCAGGTTTCACTCTGTTGAAACATTACTTCAGCTTGTTTGTACCATTAGCAAAGCAGCTGGTTAATTGGTGTGCTTCAGGCTTTTGTCTtctttaatacatttaaagtcTGAGGAATAAATGTCTCTAACTTGCTACTTGTTGTAGCTGATTTCAATACAAGGGTGCATAGGAACCAGTTCAGCATTGGTATGATGAACATTTAAAGTCAATCTGTTGTGTAATGTCTTGTCATAATAATAATCTCTGAGATTAAAAATCTCAGCAGTTTAGATATTAAAGCCTTTTTAGATGAGATCACAGGTATACTGATGCCTTCTAGATACCAGTGATAACTATCCAATCTTTTGATATGAAAGTTATATGCATTCATAGCATTTGGAtctctgttttaaaataacatgtatGCCACATTTTGTGTTCAGGAAAAAACAAGTCAACCACTGTATTAGTATGGCTCACTACTGTGTTTATAGAGCCTAGTTTCTGGACTAATGGGAGTCTATGGAACAGATGGCTAAGCTGAACTAGTGTCTTGATTTAATGACATTACAGTAAGTATATCaattttattgttgattttagTTAATGTATACGTTGTgaggaaaataacacaaaactaGAAAATCACCAAGCATATTCTTTAAGCCTACTAGAAGTTGTGGTTGGAGGACACTGCAATTCAGGGACTTTGGACAGACAAGACAGCTtggataagataagataattcttctccccacagtggggaaattcagttATTACCGCAGAtacaggacaacagtaaggTGCAAGAGTCCAatggacagcccaggacagaacCGGCCCTCCTGACCAGCTTATTAAGTCTTTTTCTGTCCCGGGCTGTGCTGCCTGCTCCCCAGCAGACCACGGCGTAGTGGAGAGCAGAGGCTACCACAGAGTCATAAAATGTCCTTAAGAGAGGCCTGCACACTCCAAAGGACCTCAGTCGCCTCAGAAGGTGGAGATGACTTTGGCCAGGGCATCGGTGTTATtagtccagtccagtttatgGTTTAGGTGAACACCCAAGTACTTGAAATGGTGTCTGAGTCCTGGATGCTCACTGGTGTCCTCCGGTGGAAATCAATCACCATCTCCTTCGTCTTACTGATGTTTAAGCAgaacatctactgtagtggaattttcttccaaacgctgcatgatccgccataggtcagaacaagatcaagggtgtgattgaaacagtgggtgggtttattatcattttgaatgaaaccaattgaatcctatatagaattaaatgcaatgctgaggctgttattttcaacatctacatgaatgttaaaatctcacactataatgactttatctgaactaagtactaaatcagacagaaagtcagggaattcagttaaaaattctgagtaagggacaggtggacggtacacaatgacaagtagaactggtttttgtgttttccagtttggatgagAGAGACTaagtgaggctctcaaatgagttataactgttctgaggatgaaagtttaataataagtttgagtggaagattgcagctactcctccacctcgacctgtgcttcgaggaacatgataatttttatgactgaggggggttgattcattcagactgacatattcatcctgctgtaaccaggtttcagtaagataaagtaggtcaatttggtaatcagttatcaaatcatttactaacaaagatttagacgaaagagacctaatatttaatagtccacatttgacagttctgtttttctgttcaataagaggagtggtcttaatttttattaagtttttatgaataactcctcttctgttaacttctgatttatttgatttatatgttcgaggggcagacacagtctctatgtggtttgaggggagtgacggctctaaggaaactgcacagaggcgttttagactgagtctctgcatcccggttcccaccctggattgtcaggctttaggtcggccaataaactcggccaaatttctagagatgagagctgcaccattcaaagtgggatggatgctgtctctcgctaccagaccgggttttccccagaaagtggcccaattgtctatgaagcccacatcgtttgctggacaccacctagacagccagcgacggaacgacgacatgcggctaaacatgtcatcgctggtcagattggggaggggtccagagaaaactatggagtccgacattaatttagcaaagttacacaccgactcaacattaattttagtgacctccaattAGCGTAATCGGGTatcattgctgccgacgtgaataacaatttttccatatttatgattagccttagccagcagcttcagatttgactcgatgtttcccgctctggccccaggaaacatttgactatggtcactggtgtctctattttcacgtttctgactatggaattgccaattatcagagtcggtttctcagcgggtgtgtcgctgagcggggaaaatctattagaaatgtgaacaggcaggtgatgagccgtgggcttctgcttaggggtacgtttccgtcggaccgtcgcccaggctaattctccgggctgctccagagctgcccttggaccgctaacagaccctgagctcggtggctccacaccagctaacggggctaggctagctggctttggttcgaaggtgcggagccgcgcttccaaatcagtgatcctcgcctccaaggctaccagaaccttacacttattacaggtatcattatcgctaaaggaggcagaggaataactaaagtagcagttaatgaattgtttagagtttagttagtttttaggtgtgttaaactatagctagtctgtagacgaactatacaacacacacaacacaacacgacacgcttgcaagacaaaagtgattcgcttacccggagagcaacaccaacaccaAATTAGCTCTTAATCATGCTGTCATGAGGCCATTATGTTTTCTAGTGTGAATATGTTGAAGGTGGCATGTGTCTATACCCCTACATGGATATGCTTGTGATAAAGAACTAAAAAGTTACCCCAGTTCTTCATAAATTACATATTTCAGTTGAGAACTGGGGTGAGAGGTGTCCTTCACATTGGTCATTTTTTGCAATGACACAATCCACAGCTTTtgataaaatacatttcacactaaataaataagtagTTGAATAAACTACACTGAATTATACCCAATCAGCTTCCTCGTTTCAATATATAACACTTTATTCAACTAAATAATGTAGCAACACAgtggattttgttgtttttacattggCATGTTTTAATGGAACTGTCATCTGACTGTCTTCATGTAAATTTGCATTACCACacacaaaattttattttagcatattACGtgaattaaacttttttttcctctcttacAGCAAAATATCCAGAAATTAAGTCGCTGATGGGTCCTGACCCGAGGCTGAAATGGATTGTGTGCATGATGGTTGCTATACAGTTTTTAGCCTTCTACCTGGTCAAGGACTTGGACTGGAAATGGGTTTTGTTTTGGACTTATGCCTTTGGCAGTTGTATCAACCACTCAATGACCCTTGCTATTCATGAGATCTCCCACAACACAGCCTTTGGAAACAACAAGGCCACGTGGAACCGCTACTTTGCCATGTTTGCCAACCTGCCCATTGGCCTGCCCTACTCTGCCTCCTTCAAACGCTATCACCTGGACCATCACCGCTACTTGGGTGGAAATGGTGTGGACGTAGACATCCCAACAGAGTTTGAAGGCTGGTTCTTCTGCACACGCCTCCGCAAATTCATCTGGATTATTCTGCAGCCATTGTTCTATGCAATCCGGCCCCTCTGTATCAACCCCAAACCCGTCACTCAGCTGGAGATGACTAACGTGGCCTTCCAGCTCACTTTTGACCTCCTGCTCTACTGGCTGTGGGGAGCCAAACCTGTGGTTTACATGCTTGCTGGTTCTATGCTGGGAATGGGCTTACACCCAATTTCTGGTCATTTCATAGCTGAGCACTACATGTTCCTCAAGGGCCATGAGACCTACTCCTACTATGGCTCTCTCAACCTGCTCACCTTCAATGTGGGCTACCACAATGAGCACCACGACTTCCCCAGCATTCCCGGATGCAGGCTGCCTATGGTTAGTAAAACAGGTTGAATGTGGAAATCATTGTTAGCCACAGGTGACACACTCTTCAATCACATCTGCTAACAGCTAATGGGAAGGCCATTAGAGTGGAAGGGAAGAAATTATTTGGGGAGATACAAATTTCCCTAGACAGAAAAGCTGTCAAGTCTGCAATTTTGATTCAAGTCGCACttaagttattttattttggtaaatttTTGACAAGCAATATGTTtactcttttcttcttctggtaAATGAGTGGCAGAATAGACACAGCAAAGTTTTAGAACATTGGGCAGAATATTGGGCAGCAATAGCTGCCCTCTATTGTTAGTCAGTACAACGCATTCGTGGCACACCTTGCCCACTGGTTACTGTAAATTGGTGACAGTACATTGAGTTAGTGTAATGAACATGGCCAACTTCCTGGCAAGTGTGTTCCTGTTTGTTATCAAATTTGGTTATTATGAAATCATACAGAGCCTAAACAAACTAACAACATGCTAGGTatgcagtgtaaaaataaaagatgctgGATTGACCACATCTAATTTTAAAACGCACCCAGACAGGTTAGTCGGTAAAGATTTGGTTTAGCTCAACATCGGCTATCTAATGTTAGCTTTGTTACTAGCTTTGTAAAGCTTTGTAGTCTGCACAGCATgcaacaattcaattcagttttgtttgtatagTGCCTAATCACAATACatatcatctcaaggcactttacaaaaactaaaactaagaacccaacaGAACAAGCATTGTTCATTGCAACCATAAGACTTAAGACTTGGACTTgtgaccagagacttgagacttgacttggacaTCCAAAAAATGACTTGGGAACATCTCGGGCTTGTTGTGTCaccaaaattattcatttaagtTGTCCCAGAAGTGTTATGTCTCAGAATGCCTCTTTTGGCTTCCTTGGGTAACTTCATGATGGATAGGACAATTGATGTTAAAATATCCCACTGGTAAAATGTAGTCTTTACCAAATTAGTGAGATTCCTTATAAGAGATTCTTAAGACCATCATCTTAACACAAAAGGAGCTTTGGGTTGCTAGAACCAGAAAGTGACTAATATTGAGATGGCAGTATTAGTATCTTTGAGAATAGTTCTAAAGTTATGTGTACTATTTGTTATCTCCAGATAATGCAATAAATAGGTCAAGATTTTATAAAGTTTATCTGAAAATAATATAGGTAAAATGtatgtcaagaaaaaaaataacccaACTGCACTGATGGATAACAACACTTGGCTGGCACataaaaagagcagaaaagtAAACTAAACTTTTTCAGCAGTGAAGATAACACAGACCGTAAAATGATTAAAAGAGCTATAAAAGCATCATCTGATGTGTCAGAAAGGGCTGTTTAAAGGGTCAGCATcagatactgtattttatgaGAAGATAATATCATCTTAAACCCAAATAGATCTTCAtccattattcattttatatttggaCTGTTATTCCCCATATACATATTTTGAAGTCTATGCTTGCCTGATGACAACAGAATACAAGTGGTTTTGGAAAGGGTTTTGAAGTggagaaaattatttttgatttacCGGCTCTATTCACCTACAGTTAATCAGTCGAAACCACATCAGCAGCACCCAGCCTTGTATAGAACCGAAAGTGACACTATAACAATGACACTACGTTTCAAATATGGAAGCATATAAAGGTCTCTGAAGGTGTCTTTGAAATCTGAACTATCATTCAGTAGTATTGATTCTGTTCTTGGTTTCTAGGTGAAGAAGATTGCGGCAGAGTATTATGATGACCTGCCTCAGTATACATCGTGGGTGAAGGTCCTGTATGATTTCATCATGGACGATACACTTAGCCCGTACTCTAGAATCAAGAGGACGCTGAAGGGAGACGTCAAACAGGAGTGACTTCGTTGACAGCTTCTTTCGGACAAAGCTGCAATTCGGCTCGCTGTCCTGTTATCTTTACAGCTTCTGCAGATTAATACATTGAATGTGTGTAGTAAGGGTGACATTCATACGATTCCTCAACAGGAAGagagatttgtttgtttgttgtccaGCTCAGAAAAGCCAAGGCAAATGAGTTTGTGGTTTGCTGGTGTAATGATTCTGGGAACTGGTTGCACAAAGTTTCTGATTAAACAAATAGTTCCTTAACATAGACATGTAATTTGCCATGTCTTTTTGAATGAAGACCTGACATTCATGTCCCAGACCCAATGAATTATAATTGTTTCAGCATTTTCCCAATTGCTTTAGTTTGTCCAACTTCAGACTAACCCCAGATGTATACTAATGGCTGATTCACATCTGTCAGAGATGGGTCTTCTGCCATTCTACTGCTGTGGTAATGTACTTTTTGGGTCTAGTGTCACACCCTCTGAGGCCACAAAGTTACCCCACTGATTTGGTATGCGTAAAACAACTCTAAATTATATTCAGCTATGAACACTGCTTGATGAGGATGTGCTTCGGAAGCACTTCCATTGATCTTTAGGTAAACTCTGGAACTGAAATATGTGACCACACCCAGTGGACGCCAGGGCTTATGACATAGAAATTAACTTCAACTGTCCCTATTATCCTAGCACACTAATTAGGATAGTGATCAAGAGTTAACATTATATCATCTTTGTTAAGCACGTTAGCAAGTCACACTGTACAGCCTGCTATCAAGGCCATAGTAATTTAGGGTTTGTGCACTGTCACATATAGAACAAAATGGCAAAATAGAAGTCACTCTAATAAGAATGAATGATGATACTGAGGGAATGTTGGTTGCTCATTATGTAACAGCTTTGCATTGCAGAGTTGTGCTGTCCTAATATTACTTCTACTTTATTGATTTGCATTGCACCCAGACCAAAACCACACTGGTGTGATTAGGTCATTCTAAGATGTCTTTGTCTTATCAGCCCCAGAAATGATCAACATAGCTACACTGTCTAATATAGAGGTGTTCTTTACTATGGTTTGTTATAGAGATTAACTGTTCACAAATGAGTGAACTTGGATACGTTCCTCAATTTTAGACTTTGGAATTGGAGGCCAGCAACATGAAAGCAGCAATGCTGTTGGTCAGCAGTgtcactctgtgtgtttgtttgaggaAGTGGACCAAAGATGAACTCTAGATCTCTTTGTGGTCTATATCTATCTaccatgtatttttttttatctattcaTTAACAAGATCCCCCTATATAAATTGAGTTGTTCCTACATACCCGAGTCATTTCTCACATATGGTTTGTGGCCATTTTTTCacctgctctgctttttaacaTGCAACATTTTAATGCACTGATTATCTTGCACCACCTTTTGCCATGCTTCCATACAGCCTGTGATTTTAAGCTCAGGGTGGTATTGTTGAATGTGAGATTAAAGTGTGTTACTCATCAGTGCCTCAGATCTTTAACCAATATTTATTCACTTTGATGAGCAGCTGTATGCCAACAATTGATAAAATATTGAATGActtcattgttttctttgtgttgtcaGCCTGTAGGTTGTAAAGGCAGGGATACAGCCATACCCATGCTTTATGTTTGAAAGTCGGAGTGATCAAATTGTCTACGGTTGAAATGGTTGATTACACcactttttatttacagtattgttcaaTTTGAAAACTCTAAAACCAGTAGTATAAAAAACACGAACTTTGAGCTCTACATTCATTACTTATAGGATAATAGCTATCAGATAATTTCAACTTTTCTTTAAGGCAATTAGGAAGGAGGCAGATAAATGGACATAGTACCTATGCTCCTGTCACATTACGGAAACCTTCAAGGGAGAGGAAATTTAAGTTTGGTGCTgatttgaaaatacaaaatggaTGCCTGCACATTCATATTACCTGCAATGGCACAAAAGACCTCCATGGACTGCACATGCAGTTGCCCAGGGAAAACAATGAACACCTGAAGGAAATGTGTAAGACCTGGGTACACATTTCTTATTAGATTGTAAGCAACACTTACACACTCccaaaatgtttgcatttgtctAATTGTTTAAAGGAAACTACCAGTTTCTAAGCATAGTGTAATGCACAAGTAGATGATTATGGAGCCACTTCgatgtctttaagttttggcattgtaaataaagtttggcattgaaaaaagaagcattggcaTTGAAATGATGTGTAAATCATGGTCTCATAGCCCCTCCCTTtgaagcccccccccccaccaaaaCAGTGTCAGAAAGTTGGAACTGAAAAACAGTCAGtggcattgtaaaaaaaaaaaaaaaaaaaaaaaggaacgGTACAAGaatgtcaaaaatatatttttaatgcctATTTGAAAAAAAGGTGTTTCAGTGCCAAACTTTATTaacaatgccaaaacttaaagacaACAAATTGGCTCCATAGTGATGCCCTCCTGACTAAATCTTTCTATTACAATTGGATGAGCCAAAGGGTCTTATCATATTATTCATATGTATTCCAAATGCTTATTATACACCCAT is a genomic window of Mastacembelus armatus chromosome 15, fMasArm1.2, whole genome shotgun sequence containing:
- the degs1 gene encoding sphingolipid delta(4)-desaturase DES1, with amino-acid sequence MGNRVAREDFEWVYTDQPHADRRKEILAKYPEIKSLMGPDPRLKWIVCMMVAIQFLAFYLVKDLDWKWVLFWTYAFGSCINHSMTLAIHEISHNTAFGNNKATWNRYFAMFANLPIGLPYSASFKRYHLDHHRYLGGNGVDVDIPTEFEGWFFCTRLRKFIWIILQPLFYAIRPLCINPKPVTQLEMTNVAFQLTFDLLLYWLWGAKPVVYMLAGSMLGMGLHPISGHFIAEHYMFLKGHETYSYYGSLNLLTFNVGYHNEHHDFPSIPGCRLPMVKKIAAEYYDDLPQYTSWVKVLYDFIMDDTLSPYSRIKRTLKGDVKQE